From the genome of Methanofollis sp. UBA420:
CAGATCGAGGACCGCATCAGGCGGGGGCAGATCAGCATCGACCCCTATGACCCGGCCCTCATACAACCCAACTCCCTGGACATCAGGCTCGGGGACCATTTTGTCTGGTACGAACCGGGCGAGGACGTCATCGATCCCTACGAGAAAGAGAGCGTCACCTCCCATGTGCGCGAGACCCGCGCCGCGTCGGTCGTCATGAATCCCGGCGATTTCATGCTCGCGGAGACGCTCGAAGCCGTGACCCTCCCCGACAACGTCGTCGCCAGCATCGAAGGGAAAAGTTCCATCGCCCGTCTCGGAATCGAACTCCACCAGACCGGCGGATGGATTGACGCAGGTTTCCGGGGCACCATC
Proteins encoded in this window:
- the dcd gene encoding dCTP deaminase, with the protein product MILVDWQIEDRIRRGQISIDPYDPALIQPNSLDIRLGDHFVWYEPGEDVIDPYEKESVTSHVRETRAASVVMNPGDFMLAETLEAVTLPDNVVASIEGKSSIARLGIELHQTGGWIDAGFRGTITLEMCNVNQRPVRMYAGMPIGQLVFYTTERAENPYNLKKDAKYMDQRQATLSRYHENEKSV